TGGCCGGCTGTGGCCAGAAAGGCCCGCTCTACATGCCTGACGACGAGAAAGCGGCGAAAGAACACCAGAAAGACGTGTACATCCGCTGATCGGGGGAGCTTCCATGGACGCTTTCACTTACCGCGACGGGGAGCTGTTCGCGGAAGGCGTAGCGCTGTCCGATATCGCCGCCCGTTTCGACACGCCCACCTACGTCTACTCCCGTGCGGCCATCGAGGGCGCCTACCGCGCCTATGCGGACGCGCTGGGCGACCTGCCCGGCATGATCTGCTACGCCGTCAAGGCCAATTCCAACCTGGGCGTACTGAACCTGCTGGCGCGTCTTGGTGCAGGCTTCGACATCGTATCCAGTGGTGAGCTGGAGCGTGTGCTGGCGGCCGGCGGCGCGGCCTCACGCATTGTCTTCTCCGGCGTCGGCAAGAGTCGCGACGACATGCGCCGTGCAC
This genomic window from Pseudomonas furukawaii contains:
- the lptM gene encoding LPS translocon maturation chaperone LptM; its protein translation is MKRLHAPFVALLAVACLLAGCGQKGPLYMPDDEKAAKEHQKDVYIR